Proteins encoded within one genomic window of Brassica rapa cultivar Chiifu-401-42 chromosome A09, CAAS_Brap_v3.01, whole genome shotgun sequence:
- the LOC117128273 gene encoding uncharacterized protein LOC117128273, whose product MLYCFQISGMELELPNRLYGEGLEPQVKKINNSCRLKLLELLKEKMEPEFDEVMKDPIFSQIMVIQKNDLKFSARLVHSFLCKELMTSKRHEKWFTFARRPLRFGLQEYHAVTGLKVKRENNSGLVTWKDDNGFWSKQIKTNGKINLQIIKKKHLEESNTWTWVDRVRLIYLCVIMGVVMGKDEKVNIPHLYMKLAMDLEKLRNYPWGLYSFDFLLKQIDKTRHKLEQKEGYLMEGFLFGFQIWIMEAVPALGEICGTKVSKDFTGPLCGNWRGCAKCSYEDIIGVENLFPENGILHSFMESHIDGVVLLATDFVQKDEKKDERVDRILDMINSKHDWNNHVWGVKEGTNSEFEESGEEKGEDQTADTERGENSHVAGNVDGTADVSGRNKRKHADRGAESRKKNVLCHLAASSKGNIDTDMKNFLEDLVQASFTAFGEKFCQQFSDRLGKIETEVTQLRTASERTEQFETVVTDRLGKIEAEVTQLRTSLVVTELVGKSDQASGPSLTKINSGPSTSKKGTAPTKKKAVKNQELKTADSCVNLPRAKVTQSSASDLRMGTQEFLESCMKNLPLDTFVKGLNPSQAKVEDSLDWLELPKSLKKPTDSLELQKSLKKPAVRLDDRDIELDGENFPDRCLVFVHPTDFKKMQDWQDTRTAIQIGPSMLDGDLAGRIMSASSWLKNYEIDAIMYVFRERTTLKRWNVDRVAFMTCVFSDLIAKDYQNFCKGIKKYTMDPLLLQYGKGELPSHGRTQMLWNVDVDRMYVPVWVNCNHWIALCISFVTRNIQVFDCGGKKKIKEVEAFAQLIPRIVKAVQSLTIQKHLHITPYNVSYVPMSGLNRLQCHCGVYTIKHIECHVLGLDIFMVNDENIWGARIKIMWDLWEAANDLELIERMSKYEPIKCSKPAEYVEIDDL is encoded by the exons atgttgtattgttttcaaatttcaggTATGGAGTTGGAGTTGCCTAATCGTTTATACGGTGAGGGATTGGAACCTCAGGTTAAGAAGATTAATAACAGCTGCCGACTAAAACTTCTCGAGTtgctaaaagaaaaaatggaacCAGAATTCGATGAAGTTATGAAAGATCCCATTTTTTCACAGATTATGGTTATCCAGAAGAATGATCTGAAGTTTTCGGCGAGGTTGGTACACTCTTTTTTGTGTAAGGAGTTGATGACAAGCAAGAGACATGAGAAGTGGTTCACTTTCGCTAGGAGACCTCTGCGTTTTGGATTGCAAGAGTATCATGCTGTCACTGGTCTGAAAGTGAAGCGAGAGAATAACAGTGGGCTAGTGACATGGAAAGACGATAATGGTTTTTGGAGCAAGCAGATAAAGAcaaatggaaaaataaatttgcaGATCATAAAAAAGAAGCATTTGGAAGAGAGCAATACCTGGACTTGGGTTGATAGGGTGAGACTGATATATCTTTGCGTTATTATGGGTGTGGTGATGGGAAAGGATGAGAAGGTGAATATCCCGCATCTGTACATGAAGTTGGCGatggatttggagaagcttcggAATTATCCATGGGGTCTGTATTCGTTTGATTTCCTTCTGAAGCAAATTGATAAAACAAGGCATAAATTAGAGCAGAAAGAGGGGTATCTGATGGAAGGATTCTTGTTTGGTTTCCAAATTTGGATAATGGAAGCTGTTCCTGCTTTAGGAGAGATTTGTGGCACAAAAGTCAGTAAAGATTTTACAGGTCCACTGTGTGGTAATTGGAGAGGATGTGCAAAATGTTCTTATGAAGATATCATTGGCGTTGAGAACTTATTCCCAGAAAAC GGAATTTTGCATTCATTCATGGAATCCCACATAGATGGAGTGGTCCTTTTGGCAACTGATTTTGTACAGAAGGATGAGAAGAAAGATGAAAGAGTAGATCGTATTTTAGATATGATCAATAGTAAACATGATTGGAACAATCATGTTTGGGGAGTAAAAGAAGGTACGAACTCTGAATTTGAGGAATCTGGCGAAGAGAAAGGAGAGGATCAAACAGCTGATACTGAGAGAGGTGAAAATAGTCATGTTGCAGGGAATGTTGATGGCACAGCTGATGTTTCGGGAAGAAACAAGAGAAAGCATGCAGACCGAGGAGCAGAGTCAAGGAAAAAGAATGTTTTGTGCCACCTAGCTGCTTCATCAAAAGGAAATATTGACACAGATATGAAAAATTTCTTGGAGGATCTGGTACAAGCTTCTTTTACTGCTTTTGGGGAGAAATTCTGTCAGCAGTTCTCGGACAGGTTGGGTAAGATTGAGACTGAGGTTACACAACTCAGGACAGCTTCAGAGAGAACTGAGCAATTTGAGACCGTTGTAACCGACAGATTGGGGAAAATTGAGGCTGAGGTTACACAGCTCAGGACAAGTTTAGTGGTGACTGAATTGGTGGGAAAGAGTGATCAAGCAAGCGGTCCTAGCTTGACCAAAATCAACAGTGGTCCTAGCACCAGCAAAAAAGGAACTGCTCCAACAAAGAAAAAG GCTGTAAAAAACCAAGAGTTAAAGACTGCTGATTCGTGTGTCAATTTACCTCGTGCAAAAGTTACTCAATCATCAGCTAGTGATCTTCGTATGGGTACACAAGAGTTTTTGGAAAGTTGCATGAAGAACCTTCCATTAGACACATTTGTGAAAGGTTTGAATCCTTCTCAAGCTAAAGTCGAAGATTCATTGGATTGGTTGGAACTTCCTAAATCATTGAAGAAGCCAACAGATTCATTGGAACTTCAAAAATCATTGAAGAAGCCAGCGGTCCGATTAGATGACCGAGATATAGAGCTAGACGGCGAAAATTTCCCTGATCGCTGCTTGGTGTTTGTGCATCCTACAGATTTTAAGAAGATGCAGGACTGGCAAGATACACGAAC AGCTATACAGATTGGTCCTTCTATGTTAGACGGTGATCTAGCCGGACGTATTATGTCTGCCAGCAGTTGGCTTAAAAACTAC GAAATTGATGCTATAATGTATGTTTTCCGGGAAAGAACAACATTGAAACGATGGAACGTAGATCGTGTTGCTTTCATGACATGCGTCTTCAGCGACCTCATTGCTAAGGATTACCAGAATTTCTGTAAGGGAATTAAAAAATACACTATGGATCCATTACTACTGCAATACGGTAAAGGTGAACTGCCTTCCCATGGAAGAACACAAATGTTGTGGAATGTCGATGTGGATCGGATGTACGTTCCTGTCTGGGTCAATTGCAACCATTGGATTGCTTTATGCATCAGTTTTGTGACTAGGAATATCCAGGTGTTTGACTGCgggggtaaaaaaaaaatcaaggaaGTGGAAGCTTTCGCGCAGCTTATTCCTCGGATTGTCAAGGCCGTGCAGTCATTGACAATACAGAAGCATCTCCACATCACTCCGTACAATGTTTCCTATGTACCTATGAGTGGTCTTAACCGACTTCAATGTCATTGTGGTGTGTACACTATAAAACACATCGAATGCCACGTGCTTGGGTTGGACATATTTATGGTGAATGATGAGAACATCTGGGGAGCTCGGATAAAGATTATGTGGGATCTATGGGAAGCAGCTAATGATCTAGAACTGATTGAGAGAATGTCAAAGTATGAACCTATTAAGTGTAGTAAGCCTGCCGAGTatgttgagattgatgatttatga